ACCTTGACTACGACCCAGCAAGCTTGAAACTAGACCAGTTAACGGTACATCATCAACACTAGACTCTTTATAATGCTTTTGAACTACATTGATGGCTGAGGAATTCTTGTTGTAGGTAAATGAGTACCCATCTGGTGTGGGTTTATCACCTCACATTGACACACATTCAGCGTTTGAAGATTGCATTTTCAGCCTTTCCTTAGCTGGTCCTTGCATTATGGAGTTCAGAAGATACTCTGCTTCCACCTGGAAAGTAACCTCAACCAGCacggatgaagaagagaagccaGATACCTCCACTTGCATCAAGAAAGCTTTATATCTTCCTCCTCGGTCTATGCTCCTATTATCCGGGGAAGCTCGCTACGCTTGGAATCATTACATTCCACATCACAAGGTTTGTATACTACTCACCAAAACCTCTGTTTGTTTGTCTTGGCTTCAATCTCTCCTTTGAGATAACTTTGACCTCAACTCTTCTATCTACTGCTGTGTTCTCTAATAGATTGACAAGGTGAAGGATAAAGTGATCAGGAGAAGTCCGAGAAGGGTATCTTTCACATTGCGGAAGGTATAATATTATCGACAACTTTCTAGACGATGGTGTGACCAATTAATTCAGAAAGAttgataacttttttttggcTGCAGGTGAGAAATCATCCTTGCAGGTGTGAGTTCCCACAATACTGTGACTCTCAACAACAAAAACATAACTGAGGCAAAGGAGAAATTAAGTGAAATGATTTTTGAAATGTAGAAGTTTGAGTATCAAACTCTCAactctataaatgtagatttctTTTTTATGTCATCCAGCAACAATACTACCAATTATAGAGACTATTATGCACGATATCTAATGATTCAAACAGTTGTGTTTGTAATTTGTAATATCAAATTGCAAAGGAAAAAAGAATTCTAAGAGAAAATATTGGTTATATTTGACTGATATCAAATTTAAGGTTCATTGcatgatttttaaaaagtaaaggGGAcggaataaaaatattttcctaGTTTTTCAGCAGACTGTATATTTCATTTTGAACCCTCTCGAGTCAAAGGCCAAACAAAAGCTGGTTTAATTAGTACTCTACAGATGTTTAACAATACTCTTCTgcttcatcttcctcgtccCATTCCTCCTTCTTTCACCAGGTGGgttgtttccttatttgtacTTTCGAATTCACTAATGTGACCAAATCgagagaaaaaaatgaacaaaattttATCCTCTCGAATCTTCGATTTTAGTGGGCTGATACTTAATAATAGGCAATGATTGACTGATTCGGCCTCTTTTAATTTCAACCTAAATATTGATAATTTTCATAGCTTTGTTGACCCTTTTGATTTTGATTGAACAGTTGTCGAGCCAGCAGGAAGATTCTTTCGAAAAGGATGACTACTGCAATGGATCCTAAAGTTGGAAAATTTGAATCTGTTGAAGGAGCTGATCTTAATTCAATCAGTAAACCTGATGGTATGTTCTTGTGGTTTCTATAAATGTCTATGTTAGAAATAAAAGATGGTAAAAAACTTGTAAGTATGTAATTTTCGAGTTGGCGAATGTGATGAGAGTTTTAATTGTTTGCAGGCATCAGATTCCGTCTCGTTTCCTATAACATACTAGCTCAGGTATTCAAATAATCAAAGGTCTTTCATAatgatttgacaaaaaaaaaatttgtattctAATTCACATCAAAACTGAGTCCTTGTATTGTGTGTTTTAAgactttaaaatttatagataaatgtagtttcttttacctttttttgtttgtttgtttggttcaTGTGATTTCTCATCTCTTTGAGCTtattcttttcctttcttttagGTTTATGTGAAGAGCTCCCTTTTCCCACACTCTCCACCTGCCTGCCTCAAGTATGTTTCTCAGTTTTGAAATCCAGTTTTTTCTTACATTAGTCAAACCCCCTTTGTGATCAATAGCCTAGAATATAAACACTTAACTCAAGATTTGCCTCTAAAAAGTTTATTTCCGATCATGATTACAAGCCAAAAGTACTAAAACAATAATGGATCCTATTGAGTGTCCAAGAACTTTGGCGATTAGGGTTTCAAGGTGGTTTCTTCCCCAAGGCAGCTTGCCGGCGCCGCCAAAGGTTTACCGATGGGGGCTCCGGCTAATTCTGACTCGTCTGAGATGGGCTCTCCGCCTATTTTGACTCCGGTTCCTTCAAAAGGCAATTGGGTTAGAGCGGTTCAAGGTGAACAGAAAGGTCTAAAGAGGTACGAGGTTAACGTGGTGATGAAGGATGGAGTGGGATCGATCTTGGTTCCTGATGAAGTGAAGGATGCATCTCCCTTATGGGATGAATTTCTTATGGGAAAGTTTTTGGACAAAGCACCTCACATCGCTAAAGGCCATGCCATAGTGAATaagatttggggtttgggaGATAAAACACAGATGGTGGAGGTGTATATTATCAACTCGAACACTATGAAGTTTAGGGTTCCAAACTCTTCAACGAGGAAACACATCCTTCGTCGGGGTATGTGGAATTTGGCTGGTATTCCAGTGGTTATGTCTAACTAGTCCCCTTTCATTGAGGAGGATCAACCAGAAGAGAAATCCATCCCGTTATGGGTACATCTCAAACATGTCCCAATGAATATGGTATCTTGGAAGGGTTTGAGTTTGATAACAAGTCCAGTGGGAGTTCCTGTTAGGCTCCACCCGGAAACAGCACAATGTGTCAATTTGAAGTTGCAAAGAATATTTGTGAATGCTGATCTCACAAAAGAACTTCCTAAATCGATGAGTTTCAACCTAAACGGTAAAGAGACTCTTGTCGAGTATATCTACCCTTGGCTCCCCTCGAGGTGCTCTAACTGTATGAAGTGGGGCCATCTGGAGCAGGCATGCTTGGCTCCAAAGAaggttttgaaagaaaaaacaaatgtaGAGGTGGAAGAACAAACAAATATAGAGGTGGAAGATGGTGAAATTGTGGGTTCATCAATTAATGAGATTGATAACTTGGAGGAACAAGCTGATACGCAGAGAGAGGAGGTTCCTGCTTCAGATCAGTTAAAGGATAAGGAAGAAGAGCAGAGTATGGAGTCTGATGGGGTGAATGATAGGACTCGGGTGGTGGATGTGGAAGCAGAGGAAAATATGGGTTTAACAGAAGTAACAGTGAGGAGTCAATCAGCGGAAGCGATTACCCCAAAGGAGCTGGAGTGGTCTGATGTGTCCCCAGGGAAAGCTAGTAGATCACCTAAGAAGATGACAGAGCCTGAACAGGTCTTGACTACCTCAAGATTCTCGGTTCTTGCTTCaacggaggaggaagaggaggttaATGAGGATACCGTCCAGGAGGGTCTGTAGATTATGTTCAGGAAGGTTCTGAGACTGCTGAAAACCCTATGTCAGCAGATACGCAGAGGAAGATTAATCAAACAAGAGAGAAGGACCAAACTGTGGTTATCATGCGGCAGTCTCTACCAAGAGACTCTAAAGATAAGCACAAGTTTCTATCTGACCCGAGTGCTCAGAAAGCCAAGGAGGGTGCGCCTCTGGCTTCGAGCAAAAAGTCCACTCGCAAAAATAATTGATGTCTGGTTTCTTCTGGAACATCAGAGGActcaataaaaaaactaaacactCTGTAGTTCGAGAATGGATCAGAAAGTGATCGTTCCAGTTTGGCTGTCTACTGGAGACGAAAGTAAAGGAAACAAAAGCAAATCGTATTGCTGAATCAATTTTTGGTGATTGGTCTTTCCTGtctaattatgaaaataatagGTTGGGAAGGATTTGGATTGTCTGGAGTCCGAAGGTTAGAGTGACTCCATGTTTTAAGAGTGGCCAAGTAATCACTTGTGCCATCTTACTGGATGGGATGGCTGAAGAaatattttgttcttttgtttatgcTGCTAACACAATGGAAGAGAGAAGGGAGCTATGGCAGGATCTGAAATCTCATCAGGACTCACCTATGATAAGGAACAAGCCATGGTTGGTTTTTGGAGATTTTAATGAGATATTGGATGAAGAAGAGCACTCAGGGAATGAGGACATGTCGTTGGTGTCAAATGGGATGAGAGAATTTCAAAGCATGGCCAACTATTGCTCGCTTATTGACATGTCTTATCAAGGTCCCAAGCTCACTTGGAGCAATAAAAGGGACAATGACTTGATTTGCAAGAAACTGGATCGTACCTTGATGAATGATTCATGGCTGCAGATGTTCCCTTAAGCTTATTGTGTCTTTGAGGCGGGAGGTTGCTCTGATCATATGCGCTGTAGGATTGTGATCCAGGAGGGGGTGGCTAAAGTTCGAAAAccttttaaattcattaatgctATTGCTGAGTTCCCGGAGTTCCTTCCTTTGGTTAAAGATTTTTGGGCTACTACGGATCCTCTCTTTAACTCTACTTCTGCTTTGCACCGCCTGTCAAAGAAGTTGAAGCTGATGAAACCTCTTCTGCGGCAGCTGAGCAAAGTTCATATTGGGGAAATagagaagaaaacaaaggaGGCTTGGGGTATCCTCTGTGATCGCCAAAATACTACTATGCTCAACCCAACACAAGAGAATATGAGAGAGGAGTCACTAGCCCATGATCGCTGGAATTTTCTTTCTACTCTTGAAGAGAAAATTCTCAGTCAAAAGGCAAAAGCTCATTGGTTGGGCATTGGAGATGGCAACAATAAGCAATTTCATAGAGCCGCCAGAGTTAGAGAGGTTCGTAACGCGATCAGAGAGATCCATAAAGAAGATGGTACAATAGCAAAACATCAAGAAGAAATTAAGGAGGAGGCAGTGAGGCATTTTTCTCTGTTCCTATCGCACAAGCCGGATGATTTCATAGGCATTCTAGAAGCAGAACTTAAACAACTTTTGGGGTTTGAATGCGAAGAAACAGATATGCGGTTCTTAGATAAGGAGGTATCAGAGGAGGAGATTACAAAAGTTTTATTTGCAATGGCAGCCAACAAGTCCCCAGGACCTGATGGGTTTACTTGCGAATTCTATAAATCAGCTTGGCCGGTTATTGGAAAAGACTTCGTTGTAGCAGTTCAGTCTTTCTTTACAAGAGGCTTTCTACCCAAAGGAATAAACTCTACTATCTTAGCCCTTGTACCAAAGAAAGATGAAGCAACAAAAATGGGAGATTACAGACCCATCTCATGTTGTAACGTCTTATACAAGGTACTTTCAAAGATTTTGGCGAACAGGTTAAAAAAGATACTCCCAAAGTTCATCTCCACGAATCAGTCAGCGTTTGTCAAAGACCGCCTGCTCATGGAGAATGTTTTGCTAGCTTCTGAGCTTGTCAAGAGCTACCACAAGCCAACAATATCATCTAGATGTGCGGTAAAGATCGATATCTCCAAGGCTTTCGATTCAGTTCAGTGGCCTTTTCTGCTGTCTATTCTCTCTGCGATAAATCTCCCGGAAAAATTTGTTCTTTGGGTGAAAAAGTGTATTGAACTGGCCTCCTTTTCGGTTCAGATCAATGGAGAACTAGCTAGTTACTTTAATAGTTCCAGAGGGCTTCGTCAAGGATGTTCTCTCTCCCCATATCTGTTTGTTATCTGTATGGAGGTGCTGTCTAAGTTGCTAAATAAAGTAGCTTTGGAGAAGAAAATAGGATATCATCCTTACTGTTAAGAGGTCCAGTTGACCCATCTCTGTTTCGCAGATGACTTATTGGTATTCTCAGATGGCAAAAAGAGCTCGGTGGAAGGGATTCTCGAAGTCTTTAAAGATTTCGCTGGTATGTCAGGCTTACATGTAAGTCTGGAAAAGTCTACTTTGTTCTTGGCTGGAGTATGTGAAGACAGAGAGGCCATATTGGAGCAGTTTCCTTTTGAGATTGGGACTCTTCCGGTTCGTTATCTTGGGGTTCCTCTCTTAACAAAGCGTATGACATCGAGTGACTATTCCCCTCTGGTAAACAGAGTCAAGAAACGTATAACAACTTGGACGGCACGGCAGCTCTCCTTTGCAGGCCGCCTGCAACTTATAGGCTCTGTGATCCACAGTATAACAAACTTCTGGATGTCGGTTTATAGGCTCCCGAAACAGTGCATTAAAGAGATCAATCAGCTTTGTTCATCGATCTTATGGTCTGGTCCGGCTATGTGTACAACAAAAGCCAAGATATCTTGGGACAACGTATGTAGACCGAAAGAGGAGGGAGGTTTAGGGTTACGGTCGTTGTCTGAAACAAACAAGGTATGTTGTCTCAAGCTCGTCTGGCGTATACTGTCGCAGACTACTCTTATGGGTCAAATGGGTTCAGCGGTATCTGATAAGAAAGGGCTCCTTCTGGAGTATCAGCGACACAAGCTCTCTAGGTTCTTGGATTTGGAAGAAGCTATTGAAGTATAGATCTCTGGCCAGATCTTTTGTACAAGTAGAAATAAGAAGTGGAACTCCTACTTCTTTCTGGTTTGATGAGTGGTCCCCCTTGGGGAGGATAATAGACCTCACAGAAATGCAAGGTTGCATCGCGCTTGGGATCAATCTCAACGCCACCGTCGAGTTTGTTATTCAAAACTACCGGAGCCGCCGCTACAGAGAAAAACACTTGATCACCATTGATAAGGAGATCCTGAAGTTGAGAGCCCAGGGGCTTACAGAAGAGGACGATGTGGTTAAGTGGAAAGGGAAAGGCAATGTGTTTCGACCTTGTTTCGACACACACCAAACTTGGAACTCTATTCGAGTGCCGCAGTCAAAAGTTCAGTGGTATAAGGGTCTCTGGTTTGCTGGATCAACTCCAAAGTGCTCTGTTATGTCTTGGGTTGCTGTACATAATCGCCTGGCAACAGGAGATAGGCTGCTGCAGTGGAACTCTCAGGCAAACGCTCAGTGTATCCTCTGTAACTCTGCAGTCGAATCCCGAAATCATCTTTTCTTTAGCTGCACCTTCACAGAGACTATTTGGAGGAACCTTACAAGGAAGCTACTTGGACAGAACTACTCACACATATGGAGTCAAGTTCTTGATCTTATATCGACACACACTGTCTCAGGGGAGACAAGGTTCCTCCTAAGATACGCTTTTCAAGTTTCAGTGCACAGTATTTGGCTGGAGAGAAATGGTAGGAGACACGGCAAGGTTCAGAGACCTCCGAGCATTCTTATCAAGTTCATCGACAAGCAAATACGAAACCGAATCAGTTCACTCCGGGGACGAGCTGGAACATCTTTCAACAACGCGATGGTGGTTTGGTTTTCGTCTAGAGATTAGACGGGTTCTACTCcacaaaatttgtttcaaaactaTCACACAAGCTTAAACTCAAGTTGCATTAGTTTGTACAAAAGCCTTTTTTGAtctgaataaatttaacattctttcaaaaaaaaagtgtccAAGAACTTTACCTAGAAACAGCCTCACTATGTTTGGTTTTGCTCCCAGTAGTGATCTTTTTAATATACATGTACTTTGCAAGTATCCTAAAATTGTTAAGATACTTGCAGTAAATGAGACCTGCTCTTCCTTTTTGTGCCGCAGATGGAAAGCTCGTTCACATGCCATTCTCAGCGTTCTGAAAAAACTCCAGACTGACTTCTTTTGTTTGCAGGTTTGTTCTTGTCAGCTTTcttcttttgagtttttggttagaaatttagaaACCCTTCTTCTCATGAGACCAAACTACATCTTAGTTATCCATTGGACAGTCTCCACTAGGTAGGTAGTTAATATTGTTACATATTTCTCTCAGGAAGTAGATGAGTACGATAGCTTTTACAGAAAAAACATGGAGTCTCTGGGCTACTCTGGAATTTATATTCAGAGAACTGGGCAGAGAAAGCGTGATGGTTGTGCAATCTTCTTCAAGCCTAGCTGGTATATGATTAAAAACAGTAGTCGTGTTTCCATTTTAGTGCAGAAACCTTAATCTGATAGAAACAAGACTCTTATTTGGATTTAGTGCAGAATTGGTCACCAAAGAACGGATCGAATACAATGATCTTTTGGACGAACAGAAGATTGAGACCTCCAACGAAGCAAAAGGTGATGAAAAAGAAGCGAAAGGTATCTAATATGTCAACTTCTTTGTGGTGATTCTTTTATATCTCAAACATCATTTACCAATTTCTTATCTACTCATGTTCCCTTCAAACAAAAAAGAACATTCTGGAAAAGACAGCCGTGACCTTAATGATCCACAAGTGAGACTAAAACGCGATTGTGTTGGGATAATGGCTGCTTTTAGGATCAACAAGCCGTTTCATCACATGGTCATCGTGGCCAACACACATCTTTACTGGTAAAAAAACAACTCTTGTTACCACCTATTAGTTAAAGCATGTCTCATTCTCATGTTTGCTTTCTTTCTAGGGACCCGGAGCTGGCTGATGTGAAGCTTGCTCAAGCCAAGTATCTACTTTCACGACTAGCTCAGTTCAAGACGCTAATATCAGATGAATTCGAGTGCACACCTTCGTTGCTACTTGCTGGTGACTTCAATTCAATCCCTGGGGATATGGTTTGATTCAATTCCTTGCCTTTAGTTCTACACTTTAAATCTATTTTCTcaattgttttgttgttttcaggTGTATAGTTACCTAGTATCAGGTTATAAGAAACCTGCAGAGaccatagaagaagaagaagtggctcCTATTCCTATGTGTAGTGTCTATGAAGTGACAAGAGGAGAGCCTAAGTTCACAAACACACTTGattacatcttcttctctcCTTCAGACTTCATCAAACCTGTGAGTATCCTCCAACTACCTGAACCCGAATCTCCGGATGTTGTTGGTTTCTTACCTAATGATCATCACCCAAGTGACCATTTACCTATAGGGGCTGAGTTTGAGATCAGTCGTGAATAGAAAGTTTTGTTTCCATAGCTTCATTTTTGAATTGTGTTCTAGCAGTGAAACATACACAATACATAAGTGTTGAAAGACTTGCATCAGTTTTCTCAACAAActttaaatttacatttttttctggTTCTTAAAGAAGATTTGAATTTTCTATAGAAAAGATTTATTGTCATGACATGTTTACATATGATGATCTCGTGGAATAAGATTCCAGCCGATCATAATCTACCTTATCTATCAACCACTAAAGTATGGTACTGCTgcacaaactttttttttacctaTTGAAACTCAAAATGAACATGTTTGATGTGTGTTTCACCGAACAGTTCATGGATCATAGTCAAAGCTTCTGGAAACAACCCGCAAAAGTTCATAGCCTTTCTCTATTACTCTCGACCTTCTTTCCGGTTGCCTAGTTTTACTTCAACACCAAGCAATCTCACTTACTATTAACCTTTGATTGAATCGTAAAACCCCTCAAAACATCTCCCGGCCGAGCCAATAGCTATCTGAAAAATCTGGATTTTTACAATAAAACCTGCAATATGGGCTGGGCTGACTTGTTGACGGTAAAGGAAGACTGAGAGTCTGAGACCATTACCTCGAGCTACAGAGGCAATGTATTACCTCGAGCTACATTGGCAACGTCTTGTCTGTAGCTGTAGGTGAAACCACCGACGAAAATCTGAAACAAAACCATATGTCAGGGATAGCAAACATAGACACAAATGGATTACTGAACTGACAATCAGTACTCATTCACAGATTTGATACATTGTATCGAGAGTCGCCGACCTGGACTGATGTTAGCTCGGTTATTTCTCGGACAAGGACCCGCTTTGATCTTGTCTTCAGGACGACTGAACTGGATTTTGGACTGGGCGCTCCCTTACTTGGAACTGGCAACCTAGCGCCTGTAATGATGGCTCGTGGTCGGTCTCTGCTATTGTGTGGCCTGAACTCGGAGCAGCTTTAGAGTCTTAACTCGGTTTTTTAAGCCAATGTCTGCTAAAATCTTCCAACCACGGACCTGAAAAAATGAACACAGCTAACAGCAAAACAATATGCCCAAAGGAAGAAGCTCTCTTTATTATCTGTAAAATTATAGTTACAATGAGACAAACCAATAGTCTTGAGTATTCTTTTTTTCACATTTCCTGCATCACATGTTACTTATGCAcggtaaacaaaaacaaaatcaggGAGCTATTTTGCTGGACTTCAGATATTTAAACCTATGGTCAAAAGTGTTTAAGGCTTCTTCAGATATTTCTTGGCTTCTGCAGAGAAGCTTCTTGCGATTTCTTTATTGGAGAATGTTAAAGGAAGCTCTTCATCAGCATCATCAGTCTCTCCTCTGTCTATCCAGCTATGAGGTCTACTTGAGTCTTTTGGACTATCATCTCCTTCTCTGGATTCCATGGGCGAGTTTGGTTCGTCTGGTAACTCACGATATAAGTGTTTGATTATGAACAGAGCAGTATCATTATCTCTCCAATAGTTTCTGCACAATATATATTACAGTCATTTGAGTTCTTACTTCTAAACGTAGATGTGATGTTTTCATCAATGAAGAATTTCACTTACGTATGAGCTCCTATAGCTTGTAGATACGGATGCTTAAAAGTTTTTTCCTGCATCACCCAAAGAGTCAGTCAATTATTATCTGAAAACTAGCATGCTTAAGCCAAATCCAAAAGAATATTAAAAGGCTATTAATTAGGTGATGAATGATGATGCATCATGATTTCTTCTACCTGTAGCATGTGATCTATTCGACCATCTCGAGTTCCAGTCAACCTTTCCATCATTAAGGAACCATAGGACCTTCCATCCTTTTCGTCATCGGTTTCTTCAGTCTCTGTTCAAGGAACATTAGAAAGTAGATGGATGGATTCATCAACTGTGGAGATGCCATTTGGAGCCATCATATGGGAGTGAAAAAATGAGCAAATCGAACTTTTACCTTCTAGTTCATCCGAGCTTTTGGATTGGCAAATAGTGAGAACTCTTGTCTGCATGACAATTAAAGATGAGGCTTGTGTATGTTGAATcgcaaaagattaaaaaaaactaagtagAAGTCTGGGAACACACACCCTTGCTGAAACAaaatgattcattaatctctgTGAACGCTCCGCAAAATCCTCTTTGAAATCCTATCGAACATTGCAGCAAACAAAATTAGAAGAAGCAGGAAACAGGAACACTAAACCATAAGATTTTAATTACCTGTAATCCAATATGCAACCGCTTGCCACCTCTGTGGTAAGGAACAAGAACAGGTCGTTTGGGAAGGTACTCTTTGCAGACAAGTGGCTCCACTCTGCACGCATGAAACACAATAACACTGTCAAAATAACGTAATATAAGGAGAGACCATAAACTAGCTAGAATACTTTTTTATTCCTATGAAGACCAACCTATACGCAACAGGATCATAGGGGTGAAAAATGTTGAACATTCGACGACAAGCTGGCATCTCTTCAATAACATTTCCCTCTTCCCAGTAATCTTTTCCCTTACCTAAGACATGTTAAACAgcttttacatttaaaaaaaaaaggagactTTATAATTGGATAGCAGAGCAAATAACGTACAAGAAAACTCTACTCAACAAGTATTACCTATCCCAAGACGTATATTTCGAAGGGCAAGGAAGACTCCAAGAGGAGAGCCAACTGCAAAGAAAGTGTCAACCTGGGCAGGATATACAGTTAAAAGTTAGGCTGACACTTTTTGCATTGTGGTTCGAATGAGATTGAAAAATATTAAGTATACGATCCCAGACCTTGAACTCCAGCTTTCGGTATTTGATATAAGGAGTAAAGCTAGAAGGTGCAGTGGCATCTTTAGTTGGCGCCTTCTCAGGTATCATAGATGTCTTGGTTTTTTCTGTTGATAACACCATTTCATATCATCAGTAAGATGTACATGCAAGAAGTTCCAAATACGGGAAAGATAAAAGTGGAGGTTCAGAAATAATACCATCGGTTATTCTGGCATTTTCTGATTGCAGTTGCGCTACTTTTGACCTCAATGATTTAACCTgggattaaaaataaaaataactatttttttgttttgttcaatcCGCAAACAAGCTGGAGAAAAACTTCCACAGAACAGAAACCTAAGGAAGTATGAGATGCTGTGAACACAAATGCTGAAAGCTTGCAAGAACCTAAGCTACAAAATTTAATCAAAGGactgaaaatttgaaaattagaaGTGGTAGTATTTACCTCTTCCTGCAATAACTTGATCATCTCCTcgtttttagaattttcacattttttctcCCATGATTGTcctggaaaagaagaagaatcataCGTTCTACAGTCAGCTCCATCTGGTCCATCCTGTGAGGAAATAGCAGCACTAACGATGTCCACTACAGAATCAGAGACCAACGAAGGACCTTCTTGAATGACATCTTGATGCTCCAACAACGTTGTTTTTTTATCCATCATGTCATTATCTTCACCTGTGATTTCCTCGGTGTTATTCAACTGGTTAGATTTCTCTGGCTCAATTTTTGATGATTGATGCGAACTACAAGGTTCATCAGCGCTAGCTTGAATTGGAGGAGATTCTTCATCTGGAAAGAATTTCTTGTATACTGCATCCATTGGAAATGGGGATGACAAATTGTGCTGATGACATAAGATGTCATAGGAGAGAACACTCCCCAGAGAATGTCCATATATGGAAATCTGTATAATAAATGTCCATGAACAGAACATgagtttgtttaatttaatggAAGCTTACACTAGTCACAGATTGATGAAATGCAATAGACTTATAACGAGATATGCACCTTTCCATCATAGTCCGGGTTTCTCTTTATAAATTTCAGATACAGTTTATTGAGCTGGTTTGAGACCTGAAAGATGTAAACAAGCACAGATTATAATGATGCAGAAGATGATAGTAACAATGTCTAATAAGCTATTAGGCTgttcaaaaattctaaaactaaATCACAAACTAGATTCAGTTTGGCACTACTAAAACAAAAAGAGTATCAAAGTTGGGAAATTGCAATACCGAATCAATAATAGCCTGACAATAAATGGGGCTCATGTAGTATAACACATCATGAACAGTTGCGCTCAGCATCTCTCGCAAACGCCGTACACCGTCTAAAGTACATTTATCAACAGCAGCTTCACCACTTAGCTTTAAACCCTTCCTCCACTACAAAAAACAATATAGAAAGAAAGAATAAATGAAGTAAAATCATACTATACAAAgataaaccagaaaaaaaaaagatttatatatagagagataCCTGGCATGGGATGAAAAGGACTCTTTGAGTGCCGAGCTGATGAGAGGTTAGATGACGTTCCCCTAAACCTGCTGTGATTTGGCGAAAGTTTCCAACGTCGTCAACAAGATTAGACTTTTCACCTTTTTGGCCAATACCATGAACCATGAATACAAGATGTCTAACAGGGACCTGGACATAATAACACACAgcacaaaaaaattgagatATTCTGAAAATAGTTTGACAACAGAGATCAGATGCTCTATATGCAATTCATTGGAAACGAGTATACTAAGACATACTTGTGAACAATAGTCATCCATTTCTTCCTCCTTTTGTTGGCGTACTTCTTCCTGAACAGaagcaaaataaatatgattcgATTGCAGGAACTCTTAATCagcaaacacaaaaataaagcTTACTCAGTGAGCTTTCACAATTTCTAATGAGACCTTAGAAAAGAAATGTGAGAATAAGTTCCAGAATAATTTGTAAGAACCTGTGTAGGTTTAGGAGAGTAGGAGCCTGCATAACCGCGTCTCAACTTAATTCCATTGCCAGTATAGCCAACAATGCCAGAGAGCCCAGAGGGATCCACATTAAGCCAAGCTTCCCATGTATTATCCTCCCCAGTAAAGAGAGCATGAAGTCCCTACATTAACAACTTGGGATCATATCATCTATGCAATCACTCAACTGA
The window above is part of the Brassica napus cultivar Da-Ae chromosome C8, Da-Ae, whole genome shotgun sequence genome. Proteins encoded here:
- the LOC106351701 gene encoding carbon catabolite repressor protein 4 homolog 4-like; protein product: MFNNTLLLHLPRPIPPSFTSCRASRKILSKRMTTAMDPKVGKFESVEGADLNSISKPDGIRFRLVSYNILAQVYVKSSLFPHSPPACLKWKARSHAILSVLKKLQTDFFCLQEVDEYDSFYRKNMESLGYSGIYIQRTGQRKRDGCAIFFKPSCAELVTKERIEYNDLLDEQKIETSNEAKGDEKEAKEHSGKDSRDLNDPQVRLKRDCVGIMAAFRINKPFHHMVIVANTHLYWDPELADVKLAQAKYLLSRLAQFKTLISDEFECTPSLLLAGDFNSIPGDMVYSYLVSGYKKPAETIEEEEVAPIPMCSVYEVTRGEPKFTNTLDYIFFSPSDFIKPVSILQLPEPESPDVVGFLPNDHHPSDHLPIGAEFEISRE